From a single Coriobacteriia bacterium genomic region:
- a CDS encoding DUF1727 domain-containing protein, which produces MRALGRSATTLPGRVALGLDPHLIAGLAPKLGKGSIVVCGTNGKTTTNNVLAQAVEASGASVLCNRAGANMESGVATALLPGSSADWGVFENDELSTVRIVPELKPRYLVLLNLFRDQLDRCGELDRVQDVIVRALAGSPQTTLIYNGDDPLCEGVASRARAAGSTTLAFGIDEDLHLPSDRVTGGAFCQVCGAPLRYAYRAYGHLGAYACTSGTCGFGRPHLDFRATSVQVSEDGVSFDACGPDGAPVRLTARWGGTYMVYNLLAAWAAARLAGVSDAQFQGVLDTYHPENGRLQRFDVNGRRVTLNLAKNPTGFNQNMALLLADDAPKAVYVCINDNYNDGKDVSWLWDVDFERMAQARPLRVFVGGHRANDMQVRLKYADVHAELADTVAEVIAATEDLPSDVRLYVLTNYSALWPAKAELEGMGESL; this is translated from the coding sequence ATGCGCGCCTTGGGCCGCAGCGCCACGACGCTGCCCGGGCGCGTGGCGCTCGGGCTCGACCCGCACCTCATCGCGGGGCTCGCGCCCAAGCTGGGCAAGGGCTCCATCGTTGTGTGCGGCACGAACGGCAAGACGACGACGAACAACGTGCTGGCCCAGGCCGTCGAGGCGAGCGGCGCTAGCGTGCTGTGCAACCGCGCCGGCGCGAACATGGAGTCGGGCGTCGCCACGGCACTCTTGCCGGGCAGCTCGGCGGACTGGGGCGTGTTCGAAAACGACGAGCTTTCAACAGTGCGCATCGTCCCCGAGCTGAAGCCGCGCTACCTTGTGCTGCTCAACCTGTTCCGTGATCAGCTTGATCGCTGCGGCGAGCTCGACCGAGTGCAGGACGTCATCGTACGAGCTCTTGCGGGCTCGCCCCAGACGACGCTGATCTACAACGGCGACGATCCGCTGTGCGAGGGCGTCGCGTCGCGCGCCCGCGCCGCCGGGTCGACGACACTGGCGTTCGGCATCGACGAGGACCTGCATCTTCCGTCCGACCGCGTGACGGGCGGGGCGTTCTGCCAGGTGTGTGGCGCGCCGTTGCGCTACGCCTATCGAGCCTACGGCCACCTCGGCGCCTATGCGTGCACGAGTGGGACGTGCGGCTTCGGCCGTCCCCACCTCGACTTCCGTGCGACGAGCGTGCAGGTGAGCGAGGACGGCGTCTCGTTTGACGCCTGTGGCCCCGACGGAGCACCCGTGCGCCTCACGGCGCGCTGGGGTGGCACTTATATGGTGTACAACTTGCTGGCTGCCTGGGCCGCTGCCCGCCTCGCTGGCGTGAGCGATGCGCAGTTCCAGGGCGTGCTCGACACGTACCACCCCGAGAACGGTCGCCTGCAACGTTTTGACGTCAACGGGCGGCGCGTGACGCTCAATCTGGCCAAGAACCCGACGGGCTTCAACCAGAACATGGCGCTGCTGCTGGCGGACGATGCGCCCAAGGCCGTCTACGTGTGCATCAACGACAACTACAACGACGGCAAGGACGTGTCGTGGCTGTGGGACGTCGACTTCGAGCGCATGGCGCAGGCTCGACCGCTGCGCGTGTTCGTGGGCGGGCACCGCGCCAACGACATGCAGGTACGCCTCAAGTATGCCGATGTGCATGCTGAGCTGGCAGATACGGTCGCCGAGGTCATTGCCGCGACGGAGGACCTGCCGTCGGACGTGCGCCTCTACGTGCTGACGAACTACTCGGCGCTGTGGCCCGCCAAGGCCGAGCTCGAAGGAATGGGGGAGAGCCTGTGA
- a CDS encoding Asp23/Gls24 family envelope stress response protein, with protein sequence MADNELMNGRNEDVTNDIEPLGDKGDDTSTLAIDSDVVEKIVAITCRSVDGILQMKGNFLTSIQEGFGGTDITKGVQVEMVGDDACTVNVSIIMEYGKSAKKIFSELHDRITEKITDMTGLRVNAVNVRVVNVMTREELDGGRRPDKKTKDRDRAEKGKDGDDEATLADVPTAELVERFDDLQRGVFSYQYAQQVISYDGETVGPEKGVAARSEAIGELAGREHEAAFGPQAVALVGELARRSDELDELHSAELRVYRRDVDEMGRIPAQECAAFSKLTTEAVDVWKRAKAASDYSLFEPYVERIVDSLKRQAAYLDSDRDPYDVWLDQYERGMDRAAVESFFAQVQAGIVPVVEAIQAKGWQPDDSFLHRPVPLDQQRELCQRIAPMMGLDTDALAMGETEHPFTDGFSHGDVRIANHFFENNVASAVFSMIHEGGHALYEQGIDPAYDYTCLRGGVSMGVHESQSRFMENVVARSEAFCAALLPVMQQCCPGTFDDVDAHALYEAVCRSECSLIRTEADELTYPLHILVRFEVEKALFDGTCTAHDAPALWNELMKRYLGVDVPDDAHGILQDTHWSGGSFAYFPSYAIGSAYAAQLMDVMRTQVDVDAAEAAGDLRPINAWLRERIWRHGSAKDPAELIEAACGAPFDASHYVDYLVNKYQAVYGL encoded by the coding sequence ATGGCGGACAACGAGCTGATGAACGGCCGCAACGAGGACGTGACGAACGACATAGAGCCCCTCGGCGACAAGGGCGACGACACGAGCACGCTCGCCATCGACTCCGACGTCGTCGAGAAGATCGTTGCCATCACCTGCCGCTCCGTCGACGGCATCCTGCAGATGAAGGGCAACTTCCTGACATCCATCCAGGAGGGCTTCGGCGGTACGGACATCACGAAGGGCGTGCAGGTCGAGATGGTGGGCGACGACGCCTGCACCGTCAACGTTTCCATCATCATGGAGTACGGTAAGTCGGCCAAGAAGATCTTCTCCGAGCTGCACGACCGCATCACGGAGAAGATCACCGACATGACGGGCCTGCGCGTGAACGCAGTCAACGTGCGCGTTGTCAACGTCATGACGCGCGAGGAGCTTGATGGCGGCCGTCGTCCCGACAAGAAGACGAAGGACCGCGACCGCGCTGAGAAGGGGAAGGACGGCGACGACGAGGCGACTCTCGCCGACGTTCCGACGGCCGAACTCGTCGAGCGCTTCGACGACCTACAGCGTGGCGTCTTCTCCTATCAGTACGCCCAGCAGGTCATCTCCTACGACGGCGAGACCGTCGGGCCGGAAAAGGGCGTCGCCGCCCGCAGCGAGGCCATCGGAGAACTTGCCGGCAGAGAGCACGAGGCAGCGTTCGGTCCGCAGGCTGTCGCCCTCGTGGGCGAGCTGGCGCGTCGTTCCGACGAGCTCGACGAGCTGCACAGCGCCGAGCTGCGTGTCTACCGCCGCGACGTCGACGAGATGGGGCGCATCCCGGCTCAGGAGTGCGCGGCGTTCTCTAAGCTGACGACTGAGGCCGTTGACGTGTGGAAGCGCGCCAAGGCAGCGAGCGACTACTCCCTGTTCGAGCCCTACGTCGAGCGCATCGTCGACTCGCTCAAGCGCCAGGCGGCTTACCTCGATTCGGATCGCGACCCGTACGATGTGTGGCTTGACCAGTACGAGCGCGGTATGGACCGTGCGGCAGTCGAGTCGTTCTTCGCGCAGGTGCAGGCCGGTATCGTGCCCGTCGTCGAGGCTATCCAGGCCAAGGGCTGGCAACCGGACGATAGCTTCCTGCACCGTCCCGTCCCGCTGGACCAGCAGCGAGAGCTGTGCCAGCGCATCGCGCCGATGATGGGGCTCGACACCGACGCCCTGGCTATGGGCGAGACGGAGCACCCGTTCACGGACGGCTTCTCCCACGGTGACGTGCGCATCGCGAACCACTTCTTCGAGAACAACGTGGCGTCGGCCGTGTTCTCCATGATCCACGAGGGCGGCCACGCCCTGTACGAGCAGGGTATCGACCCCGCGTATGACTACACGTGCCTGCGCGGCGGTGTGTCCATGGGCGTGCACGAGAGCCAGTCGCGCTTCATGGAGAACGTCGTGGCACGTTCCGAAGCGTTCTGCGCGGCGCTGCTGCCCGTCATGCAGCAGTGTTGCCCGGGTACGTTTGACGACGTGGACGCGCATGCCCTGTACGAGGCCGTCTGCCGCAGCGAGTGCTCGCTCATCCGCACGGAGGCCGACGAGCTCACGTACCCGCTGCACATTCTTGTGCGCTTCGAGGTCGAGAAGGCCCTGTTCGACGGCACGTGCACGGCGCACGACGCGCCGGCGCTGTGGAACGAGCTCATGAAGCGCTATCTGGGCGTTGACGTGCCCGACGACGCGCACGGCATCCTGCAGGACACGCACTGGTCGGGCGGCTCGTTCGCCTACTTCCCGTCCTATGCCATCGGCAGCGCCTACGCCGCCCAGCTCATGGACGTCATGCGCACGCAGGTCGACGTCGATGCCGCAGAGGCCGCCGGTGACCTGCGTCCCATCAATGCCTGGCTGCGCGAGCGCATTTGGCGCCACGGCAGCGCCAAGGACCCTGCGGAGCTCATCGAGGCCGCGTGCGGAGCGCCGTTCGACGCGTCTCACTACGTGGACTATCTCGTGAACAAGTATCAGGCGGTGTACGGCCTGTGA